The Phocoena sinus isolate mPhoSin1 chromosome 12, mPhoSin1.pri, whole genome shotgun sequence genome includes a window with the following:
- the LOC116763478 gene encoding serine/threonine-protein phosphatase 4 regulatory subunit 3A-like, translated as MTDTRRRVKVYTLNEDRQWDDRGTGHVSSGYVERLKGMSLLVRAESDGSLLLECKINPNTVYQKQQDTLIVWSEAENYDLALSFQEKAGCDEIWEKICQVQGKDPSVDISQDLVDESEEERFHDMSSPGLELPSCELSRLEEIAELVASSLPSPLRREKLALTLGNEDYIKKLLELFHVCEDLENIEGLHHLYEIIKGIFLLNQTALFEVMFSEECIMDVIGCLEYDPALSQPRKHREFLTKTAKFKEVIPISDPELKQKIHQTYRVQYIQDMVLPTPSVFEENMLSTLHSFIFFNKVEIVGMLQKDEKFLTDLFAQLTDEATDEEKRQELVNFLKEFCAFSQTLQPQNRDAFFKTLSNMGILPALEVILGMDDTQVRSAATDILSYLVEYNPSMVREFVMQEAQQNDDDILLINLIIEHMICDTDPEHGGAVQLMGLLRILVDPENMLATANKTEKTEFLGFFYKHCMHVLTAPLLANTTEDKPSKDDFQTAQLLALVLELLTFCVEHHTYHIKNYIINKDILRRVLVLMASKHAFLALCALRFKRKIIGLKDEFYNCYIMKSFLFEPVVKAFLNNGSRYNLMNSAIIEMFEFIRVEDIKSLIDHVIEIYWKALEDVDYVQTFKGLKLRFEQQRERQDNPKLDSMRSILRNHRYRRDARTTENEEEMWFNTDEDDMEDGEAVVSPSDKTKNDDDIMDPISKFMERKKLKESEEKEVLLKTNLSGRQSPSFKLSLSSGTKTTLSSQSPATNLPGSPGSPGSPGSPGSPGSIPENTSQTAAITTKGGLVGLVDYSDEEEDDDEDEDKEDTLRLSKKAKFES; from the coding sequence ATGACAGACACCCGGCGGCGGGTGAAGGTTTACACACTCAACGAGGACCGGCAGTGGGACGACCGGGGCACCGGGCATGTGTCATCAGGCTACGTGGAGCGGCTGAAGGGCATGTCCCTGCTTGTCAGGGCCGAGAGCGACGGTTCTCTACTTTTAGAGTGCAAAATAAATCCTAATACTGTATACCAGAAACAACAGGACACTTTGATTGTGTGGTCTGAAGCAGAAAATTATGACTTGGCCCTTAGCTTTCAAGAAAAAGCTGGATGTGATgaaatttgggagaaaatatgtcAGGTTCAAGGAAAGGACCCATCAGTGGACATCAGTCAGGACCTTGTAGATGAGTCTGAAGAGGAGCGTTTCCATGATATGTCATCACCAGGTTTAGAACTGCCATCTTGTGAATTAAGTCGCCTTGAGGAAATTGCAGAACTTGTGGCATCATCTTTACCTTCCCCCCTGCGTCGTGAAAAACTTGCACTAACACTGGGAAATGAGGATTACATTAAAAAGCTCTTAGAGCTTTTTCATGTGTGTGAggatttggaaaatattgaagGACTGCACCACTTGTATGAAATTATCAAAGGCATCTTCCTCTTGAATCAAACTGCTCTTTTTGAAGTTATGTTCTCTGAGGAATGTATAATGGACGTCATTGGATGCTTAGAATATGATCCTGCTTTATCACAACCACGAAAACATAGGGAATTTCTAACAAAAACAGCCAAGTTTAAAGAAGTGATTCCCATATCAGATCCTGAGCTGAAACAAAAAATTCATCAGACATACAGAGTTCAGTATATACAAGACATGGTTCTACCTACCCCTTCAGtctttgaagaaaatatgttATCAACACTtcactcttttatctttttcaataAGGTAGAAATTGTTGGTATGTtacagaaagatgaaaaatttctgacAGATTTGTTTGCACAGCTAACAGATGAAgcaacagatgaggaaaaaagacaggaattggttaactttttaaaagaattttgtgcATTCTCCCAAACGCTACAACCTCAAAACAGAGATGCTTTTTTCAAGACTTTGTCAAACATGGGTATATTACCAGCTTTAGAAGTCATCCTTGGCATGGATGATACACAGGTGCGAAGTGCTGCTACTGATATATTATCATACTTGGTTGAATATAATCCATCCATGGTACGAGAGTTTGTCATGCAGGAGGCACAACAGAATGATGATGATATTTTGCTCATCAACCTCATTATAGAACATATGATTTGTGATACAGACCCTGAACATGGAGGAGCAGTCCAGCTTATGGGCCTCCTTCGAATATTAGTTGACCCAGAAAACATGTTAGCTACtgccaataaaacagaaaagactgAATTTCTGGGTTTCTTCTACAAGCACTGTATGCATGTCCTTACTGCTCCCTTACTGGCAAATACAACAGAAGACAAACCTAGCAAAGATGATTTTCAGACTGCCCAGTTGTTGGCACTTGTATTggaattgttaacattttgtgtgGAGCACCATACCTACCACATAAAGAACTACATTATTAATAAGGACATTCTCCGGAGAGTGTTAGTTCTTATGGCCTCGAAGCATGCTTTCTTGGCATTATGTGCTCTTCGTTTTAAGAGAAAGATTATTGGATTAAAAGATGAGTTTTACAACTGCTATATAatgaaaagttttttgtttgaaCCAGTAGTCAAAGCATTTCTCAACAATGGATCCCGCTACAATCTGATGAACTCTGCCATAATAGAAATGTTTGAATTTATTAGAGTGGAAGATATAAAATCATTAATTGATCATGTAATTGAAATTTACTGGAAAGCGTTGGAAGATGTAGATTATGTACAAACATTTAAAGGATTGAAACTGAGATTTGAACAACAAAGAGAAAGGCAAGATAATCCCAAACTTGACAGTATGCGTTCCATTTTGAGGAATCATAGATATCGAAGAGACGCCAGAACAAcagaaaatgaagaggagatgTGGTTCAACACAGATGAAGATGACATGGAAGATGGAGAAGCTGTCGTGTCTCCATCTGACAAAACTAAGAATGATGATGACATTATGGATCCAATAAGTAAATTCatggagaggaagaaattaaaagaaagtgaGGAAAAGGAGGTGCTTCTGAAAACGAATCTTTCTGGTCGGCAGAGCCCAAGTTTCAAACTTTCCCTCTCTAGTGGAACAAAGACTACCCTCTCCAGCCAGTCACCTGCAACAAATCTGCCTGGTTCTCCAGGCTCACCTGGATCCCCAGGATCTCCAGGCTCTCCTGGATCCATCCCTGAAAATACATCTCAGACGGCAGCTATTACTACCAAGGGAGGCCTCGTGGGTCTGGTAGATTATTCTGATGAGGAGGAGGATGATGATGAGGATGAAGACAAGGAAGACACACTCCGTTTGTCAAAGAAAGCAAAGTTTGAGTCATAA